A region from the Leptospira venezuelensis genome encodes:
- a CDS encoding metal-dependent hydrolase, whose protein sequence is MSVKAEKKERTIKPINGNSPSVRKMDFEGLDQLSDYYVAGNSFLTHTVNAYHVIFPEGERFFIKSVKAFADQVKDPALQNNIKGFIGQEVQHGKEHEKALEMLVKQGRPVSKILNFYNKTAYGFFWPVLEFIFGKKLKLAVTAGLEHYTASLGEVTLRFGLHEQAEGEMRNLLLWHACEEIEHKSVAYDVLQTVSKSYILRTFGFIVASIMFWGYAFTLQHMFIFADPKIGFKRYFSDLISAGSYARIVVVEVGKLAFLYFKPSFHPNQTGGYDLANAALATI, encoded by the coding sequence ATGTCAGTGAAGGCAGAAAAGAAAGAACGGACTATTAAACCAATCAACGGTAATTCTCCAAGCGTTCGTAAGATGGACTTCGAAGGGTTGGACCAATTATCAGATTATTATGTGGCTGGAAATTCTTTCCTGACCCATACGGTTAACGCTTACCATGTGATCTTTCCAGAAGGAGAAAGATTTTTTATTAAAAGTGTAAAAGCGTTCGCGGATCAAGTGAAGGATCCTGCATTACAAAATAATATTAAAGGTTTTATCGGTCAGGAAGTGCAACACGGAAAAGAGCATGAAAAAGCTCTGGAGATGTTGGTAAAACAAGGACGTCCAGTTTCTAAGATCCTGAATTTTTATAATAAGACAGCGTATGGATTCTTCTGGCCGGTTTTAGAATTTATCTTTGGTAAAAAGTTAAAACTCGCAGTTACCGCAGGTTTAGAACATTATACTGCTTCCTTGGGCGAAGTTACTCTAAGATTCGGACTACATGAACAAGCTGAAGGAGAAATGAGAAATCTACTCCTTTGGCATGCATGTGAAGAGATAGAGCATAAGTCTGTCGCTTACGATGTTCTTCAAACAGTTTCTAAAAGTTATATTCTGAGAACTTTTGGATTTATCGTAGCTTCTATCATGTTCTGGGGTTACGCATTCACTCTACAACATATGTTTATTTTTGCTGATCCCAAGATCGGCTTCAAAAGATATTTTTCTGATCTTATTTCCGCAGGCTCTTATGCAAGAATCGTAGTGGTAGAAGTCGGAAAATTGGCATTCTTATATTTCAAACCTAGTTTCCATCCAAACCAAACTGGTGGTTACGATCTAGCTAATGCAGCATTAGCTACAATTTAA
- a CDS encoding metal-dependent hydrolase yields MSTQTKKGNLKSIDANSPTVRKMNFEGLENLPDHYIANNSFMTHTVNAYHILFPEGERFFIKSVKAFADQVKDPGLSSRVKSFIGQEVQHGKEHEKILEILKGQGRPITLMEKVYKWTAFSFFLPVFEFFFGKKLKLAVTAGLEHYTASMAEISIRHNFHDDAYGEMRSLLLWHACEEIEHKSVAYDVLQTVSKSHFLRIMGFIVASFMFWGYALSLQHWFLLTDKKVGFRKYFQDMKSARKIGRILYPQLFRAALLYFKKDFHPDQTGGYELANAALITI; encoded by the coding sequence ATGAGTACTCAAACTAAGAAAGGAAATCTAAAATCAATAGATGCGAATTCTCCTACTGTACGTAAGATGAATTTCGAAGGTCTGGAAAATTTACCGGATCATTATATTGCAAATAACTCATTCATGACTCACACGGTGAATGCATATCATATCCTGTTTCCGGAAGGAGAGAGATTTTTTATTAAGAGTGTAAAAGCTTTTGCGGACCAAGTGAAAGATCCTGGCCTTTCCTCCAGAGTGAAATCTTTTATAGGACAAGAAGTACAACACGGAAAAGAACACGAAAAGATCCTCGAGATCTTAAAAGGCCAAGGAAGACCGATTACTCTTATGGAGAAGGTCTATAAATGGACTGCTTTCAGCTTCTTCTTGCCTGTATTTGAGTTCTTCTTTGGTAAAAAACTGAAACTTGCAGTGACTGCAGGTTTGGAACATTATACAGCTAGTATGGCTGAAATTTCTATCCGCCATAATTTTCATGATGATGCATACGGAGAGATGAGAAGCTTACTTCTTTGGCATGCATGCGAAGAGATAGAGCATAAATCTGTTGCGTATGACGTTCTTCAAACTGTATCTAAAAGTCATTTCCTTAGGATCATGGGATTCATCGTAGCATCCTTCATGTTCTGGGGATATGCTTTAAGCCTGCAACATTGGTTCTTACTTACTGATAAGAAAGTGGGATTCCGTAAATACTTTCAAGACATGAAGTCTGCACGCAAGATCGGAAGGATCTTATATCCTCAACTTTTCAGGGCGGCTCTTTTATACTTCAAAAAAGATTTTCATCCGGACCAAACAGGCGGATACGAGCTTGCGAACGCGGCTCTGATAACTATCTAG
- a CDS encoding YciI family protein, with protein sequence MKFFLIELEYLVPLEKLDQAVPAHREFLQTLYDVGTFLLSGPKEPRNGGMIIAKSISLEKISELMKDDPFAKLGYANYKYTEFHPVKHQAYIKQWVEG encoded by the coding sequence ATGAAATTTTTCCTGATCGAATTAGAATATTTAGTACCACTCGAAAAATTAGACCAAGCGGTCCCAGCTCATAGAGAATTTTTACAAACCTTATATGATGTTGGGACCTTTCTTCTTTCTGGACCTAAAGAGCCAAGAAACGGCGGAATGATTATCGCAAAATCTATCTCTCTAGAGAAGATCAGCGAGTTAATGAAAGATGATCCTTTTGCAAAATTAGGTTACGCGAATTATAAATACACAGAATTCCATCCGGTAAAACACCAGGCTTATATTAAACAATGGGTAGAAGGCTAA
- a CDS encoding fatty acid desaturase yields MKKNTELKETLGSVREIISDSSFDNPTYLGIAYFIRDLFFFSVTMFLLWNVNTWYYLPFLWVFAGLSIASLFIIGHDACHGALFKSERLSYWIGQIAMLPSLHAYNQWGYGHNRVHHGHTIKIKGDFVWHPVTPEQYKKFGIFRKAFHRLSWSAFGGGIYYLVEIWLKGMVLFTAPMKEALRDKLLMLMFAFGSAGAVFYFGGNTPNGFDLGLGTWFFLKVWLLPFISWNYFIGVTVYVHHIRPEVPWKEADEWTPFYGQMRGTVNYHVPKFLNFFMHNIFIHSPHHVHMKIPFYKLGQALEEIKAHYRAYVVERKSVWKDYMESTSKCKLMDPETGRWMTYSEAFNDEDESEPELKTATT; encoded by the coding sequence ATGAAAAAGAATACAGAACTGAAAGAAACTCTTGGAAGTGTAAGGGAGATTATCTCCGATAGCAGCTTCGACAATCCCACTTATCTTGGGATCGCTTATTTTATCCGGGATCTATTCTTCTTCTCGGTCACCATGTTTTTACTTTGGAATGTAAACACCTGGTATTATCTTCCTTTTCTTTGGGTATTTGCCGGTTTAAGTATCGCTTCTCTTTTCATTATTGGCCACGATGCGTGTCACGGGGCGTTATTCAAAAGTGAAAGGCTTTCTTATTGGATTGGACAGATAGCAATGCTTCCGTCGTTACATGCTTATAATCAGTGGGGTTATGGACATAATAGGGTCCACCACGGACATACGATCAAAATAAAAGGTGATTTCGTATGGCATCCAGTAACTCCAGAACAATATAAAAAATTTGGAATATTTAGAAAAGCATTCCATAGACTTTCCTGGTCAGCGTTCGGCGGAGGGATCTATTATCTTGTGGAAATTTGGCTGAAAGGAATGGTTCTTTTTACAGCTCCAATGAAAGAAGCTCTCAGAGATAAATTGCTCATGCTAATGTTTGCATTCGGTTCTGCTGGAGCGGTTTTTTATTTTGGAGGAAACACTCCTAATGGATTTGATCTTGGATTAGGAACTTGGTTTTTCCTAAAAGTGTGGCTTCTACCTTTTATTTCTTGGAATTATTTTATCGGAGTTACCGTATATGTGCACCATATTCGCCCTGAAGTTCCTTGGAAAGAAGCGGACGAATGGACTCCTTTTTACGGCCAAATGAGAGGAACCGTAAATTATCATGTGCCTAAGTTCTTAAACTTTTTCATGCATAATATTTTCATCCACTCCCCTCATCATGTTCATATGAAAATTCCTTTCTATAAATTAGGCCAGGCTTTAGAAGAGATCAAAGCACATTATAGAGCCTACGTTGTAGAAAGAAAATCCGTTTGGAAAGATTATATGGAGTCCACATCCAAATGTAAACTTATGGATCCTGAAACAGGAAGATGGATGACCTACTCGGAAGCATTCAACGATGAGGATGAGTCGGAGCCTGAATTAAAAACTGCAACAACCTAA
- a CDS encoding UvrD-helicase domain-containing protein — protein sequence MDLSQFSEAQQEIIQDRSRFLQVIAAAGSGKTSTLVGVVQNELSQGTRGEEILVLSFTRKAAGEIRERIKKKTNIDSVRVHTFHAFCLRALITWHPDFKNRRPSILTAPEKNLFFREWFRKESDTIGGIPYRLLIETSILPSNFPQTWKGPLLEDYKNFKRKEGKLDLDDLVTMFLDSLENGETWTEIPKRSLKRILVDEFQDTDPEQLRFLKLLSEQSRILVVGDDSQGIYSFRKADIFNFLNFPEMFQPCTRKFLNTNYRSLPKIIDTSSIPIAKNKNKIEKKVIAHRKGKAIVSRIKIDKIQELFTYLGDLYKRSGGELRILCRSNHRIREYLHAGVPPELLLTIHSAKGLEFHTVLVDLADGWNLRKDSPEQIREEEHRVLYVGLSRAKDCLIILGKKTDSGRETAEDLFFSYFKRDVPIYKS from the coding sequence ATGGACCTTTCCCAATTTAGCGAAGCGCAACAAGAGATCATACAAGATCGATCTAGATTTTTACAAGTTATCGCCGCAGCAGGCTCCGGAAAAACCAGCACCTTAGTAGGAGTTGTCCAAAATGAACTTTCTCAAGGAACGCGCGGAGAAGAAATACTAGTCCTAAGTTTTACCCGAAAAGCAGCAGGTGAGATCAGAGAAAGAATTAAAAAGAAAACTAATATAGATTCTGTAAGAGTTCATACGTTTCATGCATTTTGTTTAAGAGCCTTGATCACATGGCATCCGGATTTTAAAAACAGAAGACCTTCCATCCTGACTGCTCCTGAAAAAAACCTATTCTTTAGAGAATGGTTCCGCAAGGAATCGGATACGATTGGTGGAATTCCGTATAGGCTATTGATCGAAACTTCTATATTACCTTCTAATTTTCCCCAAACATGGAAAGGCCCTTTACTAGAAGATTATAAAAACTTCAAACGAAAAGAAGGAAAGCTGGATCTAGATGATTTAGTCACGATGTTTTTAGATTCCTTAGAAAACGGAGAAACTTGGACTGAAATTCCAAAGAGAAGTTTAAAAAGGATCTTAGTGGATGAATTCCAAGATACAGACCCAGAGCAACTTAGATTTTTAAAATTGTTATCGGAACAATCCCGGATCTTGGTTGTCGGCGATGATAGTCAGGGTATCTACTCCTTCAGAAAGGCGGATATATTCAATTTTTTGAATTTCCCGGAAATGTTTCAACCTTGCACTCGAAAATTCCTGAACACAAATTATAGATCACTACCAAAGATCATAGATACTTCCTCCATACCTATTGCCAAAAATAAGAACAAAATCGAAAAGAAGGTAATCGCTCATCGTAAAGGAAAAGCGATAGTTTCCAGAATCAAAATAGATAAAATCCAGGAATTATTCACTTATTTGGGAGATTTGTATAAGCGAAGTGGAGGAGAATTAAGAATATTATGCCGCTCCAATCATAGGATCAGGGAATATTTGCATGCGGGAGTTCCTCCTGAACTATTACTTACGATCCATTCTGCAAAAGGTTTAGAATTTCATACTGTGCTTGTGGACTTGGCGGATGGCTGGAATCTCAGGAAAGATTCTCCAGAGCAAATAAGAGAAGAAGAACATAGAGTTTTATATGTTGGGCTTTCCAGAGCAAAAGATTGTCTCATTATCTTAGGTAAAAAGACGGATTCAGGGAGAGAAACTGCTGAAGACTTATTTTTCTCTTATTTTAAGCGAGATGTACCAATCTATAAATCTTGA
- a CDS encoding prohibitin family protein, with product MTRFQLLTKSLSLSALLSMSLLAGTGCYTNIRPGEAGLRYHPLSSGLQKDLLMNAIYFYAPWNDVVLYQTQWTSYKEKVDVLTRDDLTINVVAAVILRPVPGEIYNLQIEIGPDYYEKVVRPQFRTSVRNALSAYSMIKISKETPKVSQDIRQALGEKLRGKHVEIDDVIIDDIEYSRPILTAIEGKLTKEQEQEQMKFEINIAKKDAEITVIHAEAKAKSTVIEAEGTAQATVIEAQARAKAQKMIAAQLTKQYIQLKAFENPNTKLLFVPTGKDSLPMIINTPSDGPKALDLPASGDK from the coding sequence ATGACCAGGTTTCAATTATTAACAAAAAGTTTGAGTTTGTCTGCCCTTCTTTCCATGAGCTTGCTCGCAGGAACGGGTTGTTACACGAATATACGTCCAGGAGAAGCAGGACTCAGATATCACCCTCTATCAAGCGGACTCCAAAAGGATCTATTGATGAACGCAATTTATTTCTACGCTCCATGGAACGATGTGGTATTGTACCAAACCCAGTGGACTTCATATAAAGAAAAAGTGGACGTACTTACTAGAGACGATTTAACGATCAACGTTGTTGCCGCAGTCATTCTAAGACCAGTACCTGGAGAAATCTATAATCTTCAGATAGAGATAGGCCCGGATTATTACGAAAAAGTGGTACGTCCTCAGTTCAGGACATCTGTGCGTAACGCATTGTCAGCTTATAGTATGATCAAAATTTCTAAAGAAACACCTAAGGTATCTCAGGATATTCGCCAAGCTTTGGGAGAAAAGCTGAGAGGGAAACATGTAGAGATAGATGATGTGATCATAGATGATATAGAATATAGCCGCCCCATCCTGACTGCGATCGAAGGTAAACTTACCAAAGAGCAAGAACAGGAACAGATGAAATTCGAGATCAATATAGCTAAGAAGGACGCGGAAATCACAGTAATCCATGCAGAAGCAAAAGCTAAATCAACAGTAATTGAAGCGGAAGGAACTGCACAGGCAACTGTGATTGAAGCACAAGCAAGAGCTAAGGCTCAGAAGATGATCGCGGCTCAATTGACTAAACAATATATCCAGCTAAAAGCATTCGAAAATCCGAATACAAAACTTCTGTTTGTGCCCACTGGAAAAGATTCTCTTCCTATGATCATAAATACACCTTCGGATGGTCCTAAAGCTTTAGATCTTCCTGCTTCAGGAGATAAATAA
- a CDS encoding DedA family protein, whose amino-acid sequence METINYLLDFFLHLENHLDALIIAYGTWIYLILFLIIFCETGLVVTPILPGDSLLFALGAFAARGSLDLSTLLILLIIAAILGDTVNYAIGHLAGEKILAKEKIPFLNKKHLEKAHRFYEMYGGKTIIIARFIPIVRTFAPFVAGIGSMTYTKFILYNIVGGVVWIAIFLFGGYKFGNLEFVQRNFKIVILAIIIISVMPAVIEYIREMRKAKYSKKNN is encoded by the coding sequence TTGGAAACTATCAATTATCTTTTGGACTTCTTTTTGCATCTTGAGAATCATTTAGATGCATTGATCATTGCATACGGCACTTGGATCTATCTGATCCTATTCTTGATCATCTTTTGTGAAACCGGTCTCGTTGTGACCCCTATACTTCCTGGAGATAGCTTGCTATTCGCTTTGGGCGCATTTGCTGCGAGAGGAAGTTTGGATCTTTCTACCTTGCTTATTCTACTTATTATTGCTGCTATCTTGGGTGACACTGTCAATTATGCGATCGGTCATTTGGCAGGAGAGAAGATTCTTGCAAAAGAGAAGATACCATTCTTAAATAAAAAGCACTTGGAAAAGGCTCACCGCTTTTACGAGATGTATGGCGGAAAGACTATCATCATCGCAAGATTCATCCCGATCGTAAGGACATTTGCTCCTTTCGTAGCTGGGATCGGAAGTATGACTTATACTAAATTCATTTTGTATAATATAGTCGGCGGAGTGGTTTGGATAGCTATTTTCTTATTCGGCGGTTATAAATTCGGGAATCTAGAATTTGTCCAACGGAACTTTAAGATCGTTATTCTCGCGATCATTATCATTTCAGTAATGCCAGCGGTGATCGAGTACATTAGAGAAATGAGAAAGGCTAAATATTCCAAAAAAAATAACTGA
- a CDS encoding dihydrofolate reductase family protein, with amino-acid sequence MRKLIMWNVVTLDGYFEGEKNWDLSFHGLVWGNELEELSLTQLKSADMLVFGATTYKGMADYWKNAEEGAEGEVAKFMNSLQKIACSSTLKTADWNNTIIVKDAVAEIPKLKQQGDGDMFVFGSGNLSDSLLKAGLFDEIRLCIAPVFLGNGKLLFHQGIPNKKLKLLEARPLSTGGTFLRYAPE; translated from the coding sequence ATGAGAAAATTAATAATGTGGAATGTAGTCACTCTAGATGGATATTTCGAAGGTGAGAAAAACTGGGACTTAAGCTTTCATGGGCTTGTTTGGGGCAATGAACTCGAGGAATTAAGTCTTACTCAGTTGAAATCGGCAGACATGCTTGTCTTCGGTGCTACAACATACAAAGGAATGGCTGATTACTGGAAAAATGCAGAAGAAGGAGCTGAGGGAGAAGTTGCTAAGTTCATGAATAGCCTTCAAAAGATCGCTTGCTCATCTACTCTTAAAACTGCTGACTGGAACAATACAATCATCGTAAAAGATGCTGTAGCTGAAATTCCTAAATTAAAACAGCAAGGCGATGGAGATATGTTTGTGTTCGGTAGTGGTAATCTTTCCGATTCTTTATTGAAAGCAGGCTTATTTGATGAGATCAGATTATGTATTGCGCCTGTATTTTTAGGAAATGGAAAACTTTTGTTCCACCAAGGAATCCCCAATAAAAAACTCAAACTACTTGAAGCTCGTCCTCTTAGTACCGGCGGCACTTTCCTTCGATATGCCCCGGAGTAA
- a CDS encoding ArsR/SmtB family transcription factor, protein MQNLDSTFAALADPTRRAILMRLAKGDSTVMELAKPFKMSQPAISRHLKVLEEAGLISTTIRAQERPRRLETAPLKEATDWIEKYRHMWEKRYLSLDGLLEELQTMQTKGDRK, encoded by the coding sequence ATGCAAAATCTCGATTCTACCTTCGCCGCACTTGCTGACCCGACTCGCCGAGCGATACTTATGCGTCTCGCAAAAGGTGATTCAACGGTTATGGAGCTTGCAAAACCCTTTAAAATGAGCCAGCCGGCTATCTCTCGGCATTTAAAAGTTTTAGAGGAAGCAGGACTTATCTCAACCACGATCCGCGCCCAAGAGCGTCCCCGCAGGCTTGAAACTGCGCCACTCAAAGAAGCTACGGATTGGATTGAGAAATACCGCCACATGTGGGAGAAGCGCTATCTGTCTCTGGATGGGCTACTCGAAGAATTGCAAACCATGCAAACCAAAGGAGATCGTAAATGA
- a CDS encoding SRPBCC domain-containing protein → MKADLKELKVELRGETELVATRYFAAPRKLVFDCFTKPELMRRWLTGPEGWTLETIENDLRVGGKYLYVYADSKGTKMGIYGKFLEVIVPEKVSNNENFATDMATFNPDGPENPDATVESRTFTTEGDLTLMTHVYKFASAEVREMERGALDAWGPLCESLDKLLAELTK, encoded by the coding sequence ATGAAAGCAGATCTAAAAGAATTGAAGGTGGAGCTTAGGGGCGAAACTGAACTTGTGGCAACACGTTACTTTGCTGCACCACGTAAATTGGTATTCGATTGTTTTACTAAACCAGAGTTAATGCGTCGTTGGCTAACTGGCCCCGAAGGCTGGACTCTTGAAACGATTGAGAATGATCTTAGGGTCGGCGGTAAATATCTATATGTTTATGCGGATTCTAAAGGAACCAAAATGGGTATTTATGGAAAATTCTTAGAAGTTATTGTGCCTGAAAAAGTATCAAATAACGAGAATTTTGCGACAGATATGGCAACGTTTAATCCGGATGGTCCTGAAAATCCGGATGCTACTGTAGAGTCTCGGACTTTCACAACGGAAGGTGATTTAACTCTCATGACTCATGTGTATAAATTTGCTTCTGCAGAAGTGCGAGAGATGGAACGAGGTGCTCTTGATGCCTGGGGACCTCTCTGCGAATCACTCGATAAATTATTGGCAGAGCTTACAAAATAA
- a CDS encoding DUF2200 domain-containing protein: MENHRIFATSFASVYPMYVQKAERKGRTKAEVDKIIYWLTGYDSKSFQKQLKTEVNFKEFFDQAPHLNDNVSLIKGVVCGIRVEDIEDKLMQKIRYLDKLIDELAKGKAMEKILRGSVQ; encoded by the coding sequence ATGGAAAATCATAGAATCTTTGCTACATCTTTCGCAAGTGTTTATCCTATGTATGTTCAAAAGGCAGAAAGAAAAGGACGAACAAAAGCAGAAGTAGATAAAATCATTTATTGGCTCACCGGATACGATTCTAAAAGTTTTCAAAAACAACTTAAAACTGAAGTGAATTTTAAAGAATTTTTTGATCAAGCACCTCATCTCAACGATAATGTTTCCTTAATCAAGGGAGTAGTCTGCGGTATTCGTGTAGAAGATATAGAAGATAAACTTATGCAGAAGATCCGTTATCTAGATAAATTGATAGATGAGTTGGCCAAAGGAAAGGCAATGGAAAAAATCTTACGCGGATCTGTTCAGTGA
- a CDS encoding VOC family protein, giving the protein MAVKRMDNVAIVVEDLPATIAIFQEIGLELEGQMRVEGSWADHVVGLEGMQVDMAMMKTPDGHSRLELSKFIKPKAISREPKNAPSNTLGYLRVMFAVTDIKDTVSRLEKHGVKLVGKLEQYEDSYLLCYLRTPEGFIIALAEELK; this is encoded by the coding sequence ATGGCAGTGAAACGAATGGACAATGTCGCTATTGTTGTAGAAGACCTTCCGGCTACGATCGCTATATTTCAGGAGATAGGCTTAGAGCTCGAAGGACAGATGCGTGTCGAAGGATCCTGGGCGGACCATGTAGTTGGACTCGAAGGAATGCAAGTCGATATGGCAATGATGAAAACGCCGGATGGGCATAGTAGATTAGAGTTGTCTAAGTTTATCAAGCCGAAAGCAATAAGCAGAGAACCGAAGAATGCTCCTTCTAACACCTTAGGTTATCTTCGTGTAATGTTCGCGGTAACAGACATCAAGGATACAGTCTCTCGACTCGAAAAGCATGGAGTGAAACTTGTAGGCAAATTGGAACAGTATGAAGATAGTTATCTTCTATGTTATTTGCGAACCCCTGAAGGATTCATCATCGCATTAGCCGAGGAGTTAAAATAA
- a CDS encoding ArsR/SmtB family transcription factor — MDADNVFKALGDPTRRKLLDLLYEKNGQTLGQLCENLDMTRQSATQHIGILEAANLISTVWRGREKLHFINPVPLHEVYERWVRKFEHQRLSLLHDLKKELEGENNE, encoded by the coding sequence ATGGACGCTGATAATGTTTTCAAGGCTTTGGGGGATCCTACTAGAAGAAAGCTGTTGGATCTTCTGTATGAGAAGAATGGCCAAACTTTGGGGCAACTTTGTGAGAACCTAGACATGACTCGGCAATCTGCCACTCAGCATATCGGAATTCTTGAGGCAGCCAATCTAATAAGCACTGTTTGGCGAGGCAGGGAGAAGTTGCATTTTATAAATCCAGTGCCGTTGCACGAGGTATATGAGCGATGGGTGAGAAAATTCGAACACCAGAGGCTTAGCCTTCTGCACGACCTGAAGAAGGAACTTGAAGGAGAGAATAATGAGTAA
- a CDS encoding SRPBCC family protein: MSKEKTSFVYVTYIRSTPEKVFEAIMKPEITRLYWGHDNISEWKPGATWEHVRANDRTVNIVGKVLEVVPPTRLVITWTSPSQAADPESYSRVTFNVEAYDDMVKLTVTHDELEAGSGMAKGIQQGWPIVLSSLKSLLETGMGIDVFAKPKSASNGNRS, encoded by the coding sequence ATGAGTAAAGAGAAGACTAGTTTTGTTTATGTGACTTACATACGCTCAACACCGGAGAAGGTGTTTGAAGCAATCATGAAGCCTGAGATTACTCGCCTATATTGGGGGCATGATAATATTTCTGAGTGGAAACCGGGAGCAACATGGGAACATGTGCGTGCTAATGATCGCACAGTCAATATTGTAGGTAAGGTACTAGAAGTTGTTCCGCCAACAAGGTTGGTTATAACTTGGACAAGTCCTTCGCAAGCAGCTGATCCTGAAAGTTATAGTCGAGTGACATTTAATGTAGAAGCGTATGACGATATGGTGAAGCTAACAGTTACTCACGATGAACTCGAAGCAGGCAGTGGAATGGCTAAGGGTATCCAACAAGGTTGGCCGATCGTTCTTTCTAGTCTGAAATCTTTGTTAGAAACAGGGATGGGTATTGATGTTTTCGCTAAGCCAAAGTCGGCTTCCAATGGGAATCGCTCATGA
- a CDS encoding GFA family protein encodes MTKPYTGGCACGAIRYSTEHTPIFQNHCQCRDCQLRSGTGHGSYLTFPAKAEMAITGEATHWEVAGDSGNMKIHSFCPKCGTPVYLRFATMPDLIAIHAGSLDEPGRFAPHVLTYKVRGLAWDSIDPALKTFEKMPTD; translated from the coding sequence ATGACTAAACCTTATACAGGCGGATGCGCCTGCGGTGCGATCCGCTATTCAACCGAGCATACTCCTATCTTTCAAAATCATTGCCAATGCCGCGACTGCCAATTGAGAAGTGGCACTGGACATGGATCTTATCTTACTTTTCCTGCAAAAGCTGAGATGGCAATCACTGGTGAGGCAACTCATTGGGAAGTTGCTGGTGACAGTGGTAACATGAAGATTCATTCCTTCTGCCCAAAATGTGGGACTCCTGTTTATTTGCGATTTGCTACAATGCCGGATTTGATTGCAATTCATGCGGGAAGTTTAGATGAGCCTGGTCGATTTGCGCCTCATGTTCTTACTTATAAAGTTCGTGGGTTAGCTTGGGATTCGATTGATCCAGCTTTAAAAACTTTCGAGAAGATGCCGACAGACTAG
- a CDS encoding nucleotidyltransferase domain-containing protein, with the protein MEKIDLFINKVREFASNREAIEGIAVAGSFMSKELDEYSDIDFVIVLKDGIQYQKKEMIGFANNFGTLLAAFTGEHVGERRLLICLYEDPFLHVDFKFIQLSELNDRIENPVFIYQNNQQIPLILDSTKAQWPNPDFQWIEDRFWVWIHYAGTKLGRGEYFETIDFLSFVRSTVLGPLLHLKNKSLPRGVRKLEFIIDPIDLEKLRSTIPSYDFKSIKESILNAVNLYQELRLALYNSEIKNLSKAENYALDYLNNIVSR; encoded by the coding sequence ATGGAAAAAATAGATCTATTTATCAATAAGGTACGTGAATTTGCTTCGAATAGAGAAGCGATAGAAGGCATTGCAGTTGCTGGCTCATTCATGTCCAAGGAACTTGATGAATATTCTGATATTGATTTTGTAATAGTCTTAAAAGATGGAATTCAATATCAGAAAAAAGAGATGATCGGTTTTGCAAATAATTTCGGAACGTTACTAGCTGCATTTACCGGGGAACATGTTGGAGAAAGAAGGCTATTAATTTGTTTATATGAGGATCCATTCCTCCACGTGGACTTTAAGTTCATTCAGCTTTCTGAATTAAATGATCGGATCGAAAATCCAGTCTTTATCTATCAAAATAACCAACAAATCCCGCTCATACTTGATTCAACAAAAGCGCAGTGGCCAAATCCAGATTTCCAATGGATAGAAGATCGATTTTGGGTTTGGATACACTACGCAGGAACAAAATTAGGAAGAGGAGAGTATTTTGAGACGATTGATTTTTTATCATTCGTTAGAAGTACTGTTTTAGGACCTCTTCTTCATCTTAAAAATAAATCTCTTCCTCGCGGAGTTCGAAAATTAGAATTCATTATCGATCCAATCGATCTTGAAAAACTGAGATCCACAATTCCAAGCTACGATTTCAAATCGATTAAAGAAAGTATATTAAATGCAGTGAATTTGTATCAAGAATTAAGATTAGCTCTTTATAATTCTGAGATTAAAAACTTATCCAAAGCTGAGAATTATGCTTTGGACTATTTAAACAATATCGTTAGTAGATAA